A genome region from Aliivibrio salmonicida LFI1238 includes the following:
- the pilB gene encoding type IV-A pilus assembly ATPase PilB, producing MHTNLASILRQAELISLTQENTIIEHVQSGAHTVPSALLAAHIFTPDELISHLSQIFGLDVINVAQYDYATCCQKLGLRELITQHQALPIHYDHGLIRLAVSDPSIAQIEDDFRFTTNKQIELVLADEGQLQAAIRRLYGKGLSDSLPSQNKEITQDELASLVDISNDEMVFTEDLSQDDAPVTRFINQILLEAVRKGVSDIHFEPYEETYRVRFRCDGILVENSSPSSHLSRHLSARLKIMAKLDIAERRLPQDGRIKLKLNSEVSIDMRVSSLPTLWGEKIVLRLLDSSAASLDIDKLGYSDAQKELYLTALKRPQGMILMTGPTGSGKTVSLYSGLNILNTTEKNISTAEDPVEINLNGINQVQVNPKIGFTFAYALRSFLRQDPDIVMVGEIRDLETAEIAVKAAQTGHLVLSTLHTNSAAETVVRLGNMGIENFNLASSLTLIIAQRLARRLCPHCKAIDPLTPEIREEYGIDLLGTVFQAHTEGCNECTHGYSGRIGIYEVMPFTRELSIAILKGATVRQIEQLAIKQGMDNLATSGIKRLEDGTTSLQELTRVLYF from the coding sequence ATGCACACCAACCTAGCTTCAATCTTGCGTCAAGCTGAACTCATCAGCTTGACGCAAGAAAATACCATTATCGAACACGTTCAATCAGGGGCACACACTGTGCCTTCTGCGCTTTTAGCTGCTCATATTTTTACACCTGATGAATTAATCAGTCATCTTTCTCAAATTTTTGGTTTGGATGTCATTAATGTCGCTCAATATGATTACGCCACGTGCTGTCAAAAATTAGGACTAAGAGAGCTCATAACCCAACATCAAGCATTGCCGATTCATTATGATCACGGCTTGATTCGACTCGCAGTGAGTGATCCAAGTATTGCTCAAATTGAGGATGATTTTCGTTTCACTACCAACAAACAAATTGAATTAGTGTTAGCTGACGAAGGACAGCTTCAAGCGGCCATTCGGCGTCTTTATGGGAAAGGGTTATCGGATTCACTGCCATCACAAAATAAAGAAATCACCCAAGATGAGCTCGCATCACTGGTTGATATATCAAATGATGAAATGGTATTCACAGAAGATCTCAGCCAAGACGACGCCCCGGTTACCCGTTTTATAAACCAAATATTACTAGAGGCCGTTCGAAAAGGCGTTTCTGATATTCACTTTGAACCTTATGAAGAAACTTATCGTGTGCGTTTTCGTTGTGATGGGATTTTAGTAGAGAACAGTAGTCCTTCTTCTCATTTAAGTCGTCATCTTTCAGCCCGCTTAAAAATCATGGCAAAACTTGATATCGCAGAGCGACGATTACCACAAGACGGACGCATCAAACTTAAACTGAACAGCGAAGTCTCCATTGATATGCGCGTGTCCTCTCTTCCTACGTTATGGGGAGAGAAGATTGTTCTTCGATTATTAGACAGCAGCGCGGCCAGTTTGGATATCGACAAACTCGGCTACAGTGACGCCCAAAAAGAGTTATACCTAACGGCATTAAAACGCCCTCAAGGCATGATCTTAATGACGGGCCCGACCGGCAGTGGCAAAACCGTATCTCTTTACTCTGGCCTAAACATTTTAAATACGACAGAAAAAAACATCTCCACCGCAGAAGATCCTGTCGAAATAAATCTGAATGGCATTAACCAAGTTCAAGTAAACCCTAAAATTGGATTTACCTTTGCTTACGCCTTGCGATCATTTCTTCGTCAAGATCCCGATATTGTAATGGTCGGAGAGATCCGAGATCTAGAAACAGCCGAAATCGCAGTAAAAGCCGCACAAACTGGGCACTTAGTTCTTTCAACACTTCATACCAACTCAGCGGCAGAAACAGTGGTACGTTTAGGAAATATGGGGATCGAGAATTTTAACCTTGCCTCCTCTCTTACTCTTATCATTGCTCAACGATTAGCAAGAAGGCTTTGCCCTCATTGCAAAGCTATCGATCCATTAACCCCAGAGATCAGAGAAGAATATGGTATTGATTTATTAGGCACTGTTTTTCAAGCGCACACTGAAGGCTGTAATGAATGTACGCATGGCTATTCAGGGCGAATTGGTATTTACGAAGTGATGCCCTTTACCCGAGAGCTTTCCATTGCGATTTTAAAAGGCGCAACGGTAAGACAGATTGAACAACTTGCTATCAAGCAAGGCATGGATAATTTAGCCACATCAGGAATTAAACGCCTCGAAGATGGTACAACCAGCTTACAAGAATTAACTCGTGTTCTGTATTTTTAA
- a CDS encoding prepilin peptidase, translated as MAAFEYYPWLFPLFATLFGLLVGSFLNVVIYRLPIMMEKEWKKECTECFPDLKSTPKTADIEEKFNLSVPRSRCPKCNTQIKFYDNIPVISWLLLRGKCRQCSNPISFRYPAIELLSGAMCFGVSYLLPFSYFAIAAVLFTLTLIALTFIDIDTMLLPDQITLPLLWTGLYLSLVGWSSVSLMDSVIGAMAGYLILWSIYWAFKLLTGKEGMGYGDFKLLAALGAWLGWQQLPLIVLLSSIVGAIIGIAMLRAQKNGYDKAIPFGPYLAIAGWICLLWGQEISQWYFTSILGFPV; from the coding sequence ATGGCTGCTTTTGAATACTACCCTTGGCTCTTTCCTCTCTTTGCTACTTTATTTGGCCTACTCGTCGGTAGCTTTTTAAATGTGGTCATCTACCGTTTACCCATAATGATGGAAAAAGAATGGAAAAAAGAATGCACTGAGTGCTTTCCTGATTTGAAATCCACACCAAAAACAGCGGATATAGAAGAAAAATTCAATCTAAGTGTTCCTCGTTCACGCTGCCCTAAATGCAATACTCAAATAAAATTTTACGATAACATTCCCGTTATTAGCTGGTTGTTGTTGCGTGGAAAATGCCGTCAATGCAGTAATCCTATTAGCTTCCGTTATCCTGCCATTGAGCTTCTGTCAGGCGCAATGTGTTTTGGCGTCTCTTACTTATTACCATTTTCTTATTTTGCTATTGCTGCCGTTCTTTTTACTCTAACGCTTATTGCATTAACCTTTATTGATATCGATACCATGTTACTCCCCGATCAAATAACGCTGCCATTACTGTGGACTGGCCTATACTTATCCTTAGTCGGTTGGAGTTCAGTCAGCTTAATGGATTCGGTCATTGGAGCCATGGCTGGTTATTTAATATTATGGTCCATTTATTGGGCATTTAAATTATTAACCGGTAAAGAAGGCATGGGTTATGGGGACTTTAAATTATTAGCCGCACTTGGTGCTTGGCTTGGTTGGCAACAATTGCCATTAATCGTTTTATTGTCTTCTATTGTTGGTGCCATCATTGGCATTGCAATGTTAAGGGCACAAAAAAATGGGTATGACAAAGCCATTCCATTTGGTCCTTATCTCGCGATTGCAGGTTGGATATGTTTATTGTGGGGCCAAGAAATTAGCCAATGGTACTTCACCTCAATTCTAGGGTTTCCCGTATGA
- the coaE gene encoding dephospho-CoA kinase (Dephospho-CoA kinase (CoaE) performs the final step in coenzyme A biosynthesis.) — MSYVIAITGGIGSGKTTIADKFNQLYDIDIVDADIIARDVVKPKTNGLHQIEAHFGSSILLSDGSLNRAELRQRIFSAPKEKEWLNNLLHPLIRQEMQHQITLTQAPYALLVVPLLVENNLQNLANRILIVDVSEQTQINRTMNRDRVTNEQVNAILASQASREQRLAIADDVIDNNQQNVDLNSKIALLHQKYLVLSQASKIEEKN, encoded by the coding sequence ATGAGTTATGTCATCGCTATTACGGGTGGTATAGGCAGTGGTAAAACGACAATTGCAGATAAATTTAACCAATTATATGACATTGATATTGTTGATGCCGATATCATTGCTCGTGACGTTGTTAAACCGAAAACAAACGGATTACACCAAATCGAAGCGCATTTTGGATCCTCGATTTTATTAAGTGATGGCAGTTTAAATCGTGCAGAGTTACGACAACGTATTTTTTCTGCTCCAAAAGAAAAAGAATGGCTAAATAATTTACTTCATCCTTTAATTCGCCAAGAGATGCAACATCAGATTACTCTGACTCAAGCGCCATACGCTTTACTCGTTGTCCCTCTATTAGTTGAAAACAATCTACAAAACTTAGCAAATCGTATTCTCATTGTTGATGTTTCGGAGCAAACTCAAATTAATCGAACAATGAATCGTGATAGAGTAACTAATGAACAAGTTAATGCTATTCTTGCTTCTCAAGCAAGTCGAGAGCAACGTCTAGCGATTGCCGATGATGTCATTGATAATAACCAACAAAATGTAGACCTTAATAGCAAAATTGCTCTTCTACATCAGAAATATCTGGTATTGTCTCAAGCCTCTAAGATAGAAGAAAAGAATTGA
- the zapD gene encoding cell division protein ZapD has product MNGLGMQKFEHPLNERTRIYLRIESLLRKLGHSADLTQPYEYQVFFSSLFHMLDILEQVQVKADLGKDLEKLRLQYRAWMNIEGVDQSALLSVLEQISQVHQNLMQTTRPGHSLKEDRFLSALKQRFFIPGGDCCFDLPALHHWLHLPLDVRCRNTHNWMSQLLSLSDALSLWLRLTRETARYTPQIARNGFMQSEMENSNLLRLEIPIDQGVYPMISGHKSRFALRFMSFETNKNCEKDIEFTLAVC; this is encoded by the coding sequence ATGAATGGACTTGGAATGCAAAAGTTTGAACATCCTTTAAATGAAAGGACTCGAATTTATTTACGTATAGAATCTCTATTGCGTAAGCTTGGTCATTCTGCTGATTTAACACAACCTTACGAATACCAAGTGTTCTTTAGCTCTTTATTCCATATGTTGGATATTTTAGAGCAAGTTCAAGTCAAAGCCGATCTAGGTAAAGACTTAGAGAAACTGCGTTTACAATACCGTGCATGGATGAATATTGAAGGCGTCGATCAATCTGCGCTTCTTTCCGTATTAGAACAAATAAGTCAAGTTCACCAAAACCTAATGCAAACGACTCGCCCAGGACATAGCCTAAAAGAAGATCGCTTTCTTTCTGCATTGAAGCAACGTTTCTTTATTCCTGGTGGCGATTGCTGTTTCGATTTACCTGCACTTCATCATTGGCTACACCTCCCTCTTGATGTACGTTGTCGAAATACACACAACTGGATGTCTCAATTACTCTCTCTGTCTGATGCTTTATCTCTATGGTTACGTTTAACCAGAGAAACCGCACGGTATACACCTCAGATTGCACGTAATGGATTTATGCAAAGCGAAATGGAAAATTCCAATTTACTTCGCTTAGAAATCCCGATTGACCAAGGTGTCTACCCAATGATCTCTGGGCATAAAAGTCGATTTGCGTTACGCTTTATGTCTTTTGAAACAAACAAGAATTGTGAAAAAGACATCGAGTTTACCCTTGCTGTCTGCTGA
- the yacG gene encoding DNA gyrase inhibitor YacG encodes MSQPNSQQPTIVKCPTCQNKVVWNTESEFRPFCSKKCQMIDFGEWADEEKSIAGAPDMSDSDGWSSEPY; translated from the coding sequence ATGTCACAACCGAACAGTCAACAACCAACGATCGTGAAATGTCCAACTTGCCAAAACAAAGTCGTTTGGAATACAGAAAGTGAATTTCGCCCTTTTTGCAGCAAAAAATGCCAAATGATTGATTTTGGTGAATGGGCAGATGAAGAGAAGTCAATTGCTGGTGCACCTGATATGTCAGACTCTGATGGATGGTCATCAGAACCGTATTAA
- the mutT gene encoding 8-oxo-dGTP diphosphatase MutT, which produces MKRVHIVAAVILNEEQDKVFITKRPDKAHKGGFWEFPGGKVELDESAEQALIRELNEEVGIETTELKLFESLNHDYSDKSLYFDFFTVTKFNHSPYGKEGQQGLWVPISELNQYEFPEANVPILNKVMTCYLR; this is translated from the coding sequence ATGAAGCGTGTACATATTGTGGCTGCGGTCATTTTAAATGAAGAGCAAGATAAAGTGTTCATCACTAAACGCCCAGACAAGGCTCATAAAGGTGGTTTTTGGGAGTTTCCTGGTGGAAAGGTCGAGCTTGATGAAAGTGCAGAGCAGGCATTAATAAGAGAGCTTAACGAAGAGGTTGGGATAGAGACGACGGAATTAAAGTTATTTGAATCGTTAAATCATGACTATTCTGATAAATCGCTCTATTTTGATTTTTTTACTGTGACTAAATTTAATCATTCCCCTTATGGAAAAGAAGGTCAACAGGGACTGTGGGTACCTATTTCTGAATTGAATCAGTATGAATTTCCAGAAGCCAATGTACCGATCTTAAATAAAGTGATGACATGTTACTTAAGATAA
- the secA gene encoding preprotein translocase subunit SecA, whose product MFSKILTKVIGSRNDRTLRKLRKIVDQINKLEPQFESLQDEELKAKTIEFRSRLEQGESLDDLLPEAFATVREASKRLYGMRHFDVQMIGGMVLNDSQIAEMRTGEGKTLTATLPCYLNALTGKGVHVVTVNDYLAKRDAETNRELFEFLGMTVGINVPNMPPQEKKLAYQSDILYGTNNEFGFDYLRDNMAFRAEDRVQRERYFAVIDEVDSILIDEARTPLIISGPADDSSELYTRINILIPQLVKQDEEDSEDYRGEGHYTLDEKGKQTHLTENGQEFVEQLLKDEGLMEEEDTLYSPANISLLHHINAALRAHVLFEKDVDYIVKDDEVIIVDEHTGRTMPGRRWSEGLHQAVEAKEGVKIQNENQTLASITFQNFFRLYDKLSGMTGTADTEAFEFQSIYGLDTVVIPTNRPMTRNDMGDLVYMTEAEKFAAIIEDIKACSERGQPVLVGTVSIEKSELLSNALKTAKIKHNVLNAKFHEQEADIVANAGTSSAVTIATNMAGRGTDIVLGGNWQAEVAKLDNPSAEQVQTIKAAWKEAHDTVLTAGGLHIIGTERHESRRIDNQLRGRAGRQGDAGSSRFYLSMEDALMRIFASDRVSNMMKKLGMEEGEAIEHPWVTKAIENAQRKVEGRNFDIRKQLLEYDDVANDQRKVVYELRDELMNVDDISEMINHNRQDVLEGLFGQYIPPQSLEEMWDVEGLTTRLRTDFDLDLPIQEWLDSDNKLHEDNLREKIIESAFQVYKEKEESVGESVLRNFEKAVMLQTLDGLWKEHLAAMDHLRQGIHLRGYAQKNPKQEYKRESFELFEGLLDTLKLDVVSILSKVRVQQQEDVERMEEQRRKNAEEVARLQKLQHQNAENQLDDGHSSDQNHSPMVRDERKVGRNEVCPCGSGKKYKQCHGKI is encoded by the coding sequence ATGTTTTCTAAAATCCTAACTAAAGTTATTGGTAGCCGTAATGATCGTACATTACGTAAGCTACGTAAAATTGTTGACCAAATTAATAAACTTGAACCACAATTCGAATCATTACAAGACGAAGAATTAAAAGCGAAAACGATAGAGTTCCGTTCACGTTTAGAACAAGGTGAATCTTTAGATGATTTACTGCCAGAAGCATTCGCAACAGTTCGTGAAGCTTCTAAGCGTTTATATGGCATGCGTCATTTTGATGTACAAATGATTGGCGGCATGGTGCTAAACGATAGCCAAATCGCAGAAATGCGTACAGGTGAAGGTAAAACATTAACGGCAACCCTACCATGTTACTTAAATGCGTTAACAGGTAAAGGTGTTCATGTTGTTACTGTGAATGATTACCTTGCTAAGCGTGATGCAGAGACAAACCGCGAATTATTTGAATTCTTAGGCATGACAGTTGGTATTAATGTACCGAATATGCCACCGCAAGAAAAAAAATTAGCTTATCAATCCGATATATTATACGGAACAAACAATGAGTTTGGTTTTGACTATCTACGTGACAACATGGCTTTCCGTGCTGAAGACCGTGTTCAACGTGAGCGTTATTTTGCGGTAATCGATGAAGTGGATTCCATTTTAATCGATGAAGCTCGTACTCCATTGATCATTTCTGGTCCTGCAGACGACAGTTCTGAACTATACACCCGTATCAATATACTGATCCCTCAACTTGTTAAACAAGATGAAGAAGACAGCGAAGATTACCGTGGTGAAGGTCATTACACATTAGATGAAAAAGGCAAGCAAACTCATTTAACTGAAAATGGTCAAGAATTTGTTGAACAATTACTAAAAGATGAAGGCTTAATGGAAGAAGAGGATACGTTATATTCTCCTGCTAACATTAGTTTACTTCATCATATCAATGCGGCATTACGTGCTCATGTATTGTTTGAAAAAGACGTCGATTATATTGTAAAAGACGATGAAGTTATCATCGTTGATGAACATACTGGCCGTACTATGCCTGGTCGTCGTTGGTCTGAAGGGTTGCACCAAGCTGTAGAAGCGAAAGAAGGTGTGAAAATTCAAAATGAAAACCAAACATTAGCTTCTATCACATTCCAAAACTTCTTCCGTTTATATGACAAACTATCTGGAATGACGGGTACCGCTGATACTGAAGCTTTTGAGTTCCAATCTATTTATGGTTTAGATACGGTTGTTATCCCAACGAACCGTCCAATGACTCGTAATGACATGGGCGATTTGGTCTACATGACTGAAGCTGAAAAATTTGCAGCTATCATTGAGGACATAAAAGCGTGTTCTGAACGTGGTCAGCCAGTATTGGTTGGTACTGTTTCAATTGAAAAATCTGAATTACTTTCAAATGCATTGAAAACAGCAAAAATTAAGCACAACGTTCTTAATGCTAAGTTCCATGAACAAGAAGCCGATATCGTTGCTAATGCGGGTACGTCAAGCGCCGTAACTATTGCTACAAACATGGCTGGTCGTGGTACTGATATCGTGTTGGGTGGTAACTGGCAAGCAGAAGTTGCTAAGTTAGATAATCCGTCTGCGGAACAAGTTCAAACCATTAAAGCGGCTTGGAAAGAAGCGCATGATACGGTTTTGACTGCTGGTGGTCTTCATATTATTGGTACAGAACGTCATGAATCACGTCGTATTGATAATCAATTACGTGGTCGTGCTGGTCGTCAAGGTGATGCTGGTTCTTCACGTTTCTACTTATCAATGGAAGATGCGTTAATGCGTATCTTTGCTTCAGATCGTGTGTCTAACATGATGAAAAAGTTAGGTATGGAAGAAGGCGAAGCGATTGAGCATCCTTGGGTAACTAAAGCGATAGAAAACGCACAACGTAAAGTTGAAGGTCGTAACTTCGATATTCGTAAACAATTACTTGAATACGATGATGTTGCAAATGACCAACGTAAAGTCGTTTATGAATTACGTGATGAGTTAATGAACGTTGATGATATCAGTGAAATGATTAATCATAATCGTCAAGACGTACTTGAAGGGTTGTTTGGTCAGTATATTCCGCCACAATCATTAGAAGAAATGTGGGATGTTGAAGGGTTAACGACTCGCCTACGCACTGATTTTGATTTGGATTTACCAATTCAAGAATGGCTAGATAGCGATAATAAACTTCATGAAGATAACCTACGTGAAAAAATTATTGAAAGTGCATTCCAAGTTTATAAAGAGAAAGAAGAGTCTGTTGGCGAATCTGTTCTACGTAACTTTGAAAAAGCCGTGATGCTGCAAACGCTTGATGGATTATGGAAAGAGCACTTAGCGGCGATGGACCATTTACGTCAAGGTATTCATTTACGTGGTTATGCTCAAAAGAACCCGAAACAAGAATACAAGCGTGAGTCATTTGAGTTATTTGAAGGTTTACTTGATACGTTAAAATTAGATGTTGTTTCAATTTTAAGTAAAGTTAGAGTTCAACAACAAGAAGATGTTGAACGTATGGAAGAGCAACGTCGTAAAAATGCAGAAGAAGTTGCTCGACTTCAAAAACTACAGCATCAAAATGCAGAAAATCAACTTGATGATGGTCATTCTTCAGATCAAAACCACTCACCAATGGTACGTGATGAACGTAAAGTTGGACGAAATGAAGTATGCCCATGTGGTTCAGGTAAAAAATACAAACAATGCCATGGTAAAATCTAG
- a CDS encoding DUF721 domain-containing protein, protein MRDHRPQPANDFFNNTRFKDLQEKAIILSKLSHVLKDSLPKGCEDHCRVANYRQGSLVIEVSSSVWATRINYERLTILSTFRKHGLPGLSNLEVKINPDLARSFVGEKPEVYKTETQAKRELSKAAASALEMVAETASPKLKKRLESLAALANKK, encoded by the coding sequence ATGCGTGACCATAGACCTCAACCGGCAAATGATTTTTTCAATAATACTCGATTTAAAGATCTACAAGAAAAAGCGATTATTTTGTCTAAATTATCCCATGTTTTAAAAGATTCATTGCCTAAAGGCTGTGAAGATCATTGCCGTGTGGCAAATTATCGCCAAGGATCTTTAGTGATCGAAGTGTCAAGCAGTGTCTGGGCAACACGAATAAACTATGAGCGATTAACGATACTGTCTACATTTCGTAAGCACGGCCTACCAGGATTATCGAACTTAGAGGTTAAGATCAACCCAGATCTCGCTCGATCTTTTGTGGGAGAAAAGCCTGAGGTTTATAAAACAGAAACGCAGGCAAAACGAGAGTTATCTAAAGCAGCCGCAAGTGCTTTGGAAATGGTTGCAGAAACCGCTTCACCAAAATTAAAAAAACGCTTAGAGAGCCTAGCTGCCTTGGCAAATAAAAAATAA
- the lpxC gene encoding UDP-3-O-acyl-N-acetylglucosamine deacetylase → MIRQRTLKSIVQMTGVGLHSGRKVTLTLRPAAANTGVIYRRTDLNPPVDFPADPESVRDTMLCTALVNDDGVRISTVEHLNAALAGVGIDNVVIEVDAPEIPIMDGSASPFVYLLQSAGIEELNTAKKFIRIKKPVRIEDGDKWAEIRPYNGFRLDFTIDFNHPAIESDDQKLVFEFSSQSFIKDISRARTFGFMRDIEYLQSQNLCLGGSFDCAIVLDDYRILNEDGLRFENEFVTHKVLDAVGDLYMCGHSILGELSAYKSGHALNNQLLRAVLADQEAWEWTTIEDEKDSPVAFMQPGMVLA, encoded by the coding sequence ATGATCAGACAACGTACACTGAAAAGTATAGTGCAAATGACAGGGGTGGGTTTACACTCAGGCCGTAAAGTCACGCTTACTCTTCGTCCTGCAGCGGCAAATACAGGTGTAATTTATCGTCGTACAGACCTTAATCCACCGGTTGATTTCCCTGCGGATCCAGAGTCAGTTCGCGATACTATGCTATGCACAGCGTTAGTTAATGATGATGGCGTACGAATCTCAACGGTTGAACACTTAAACGCTGCATTAGCGGGCGTTGGTATTGATAACGTAGTTATCGAAGTCGATGCTCCTGAAATTCCAATTATGGATGGCAGTGCGAGTCCTTTTGTTTATCTTTTACAATCTGCGGGTATTGAAGAACTTAATACAGCGAAGAAATTCATTCGTATTAAGAAACCTGTTCGCATTGAAGATGGTGATAAGTGGGCTGAAATTCGTCCTTATAACGGTTTCCGCTTAGATTTCACAATTGACTTCAATCACCCTGCGATTGAATCTGATGACCAAAAATTAGTGTTTGAATTTTCAAGCCAATCGTTTATTAAAGATATTTCACGTGCCCGTACTTTTGGGTTCATGCGTGATATCGAGTACTTACAATCACAAAACCTATGTTTAGGCGGCAGTTTTGATTGTGCTATTGTACTAGATGATTACCGTATTCTTAATGAAGACGGGTTACGTTTTGAAAATGAATTTGTAACACATAAAGTACTAGATGCTGTTGGCGACCTTTATATGTGTGGTCATAGTATTCTTGGTGAGTTAAGTGCTTATAAATCAGGTCATGCACTAAATAATCAGTTGCTCCGTGCCGTTCTTGCTGATCAAGAAGCATGGGAGTGGACAACCATTGAAGATGAAAAAGACTCTCCAGTTGCGTTTATGCAACCGGGAATGGTTCTTGCGTAA